From the Alkalibacter rhizosphaerae genome, one window contains:
- a CDS encoding 3-hydroxyacyl-CoA dehydrogenase family protein: MRKKIQQVSIFGFGLMGAGIAQALATKGIPVRVLRNPDNSDSFPIIRRNLEIMAEEGAFDPNEMDNVLNRITVYDDMETVVQEADLIIECIPEDMAMKQHLFAQLDEICKPDTILASNTSVMSITQIASKAKNKNRIVGTHFWNPPYLIPLVEIVRTEFTDEEVVDTLFDFFTDMGKKPVKVAKDVPGFLANRLQHALWREAISIVEHGIADAAAVDEAIKYSFGMRLPVLSPMENADMVGTDLTLSIHNYILQHIESSTEPSPLLVAKVEAGDLGFKTGKGFQEWSKEDIAASRERLIKYLIRVTKDNR; this comes from the coding sequence TTGCGCAAGAAAATTCAACAGGTATCCATCTTCGGCTTCGGCCTCATGGGTGCCGGCATCGCACAGGCACTGGCAACGAAAGGAATCCCCGTTCGCGTATTAAGAAACCCGGACAACTCCGACTCCTTTCCGATCATTCGTAGAAACTTGGAGATCATGGCGGAAGAAGGTGCTTTTGACCCCAATGAGATGGATAATGTACTAAACCGGATCACGGTATACGACGATATGGAAACCGTTGTGCAAGAAGCAGATCTGATCATCGAATGCATACCGGAAGACATGGCCATGAAGCAACATCTATTTGCCCAACTGGATGAGATCTGCAAACCGGACACCATCCTGGCTTCCAACACATCGGTCATGAGCATCACCCAAATCGCCTCCAAGGCAAAGAACAAGAATCGCATCGTCGGCACCCACTTTTGGAATCCGCCTTATTTGATTCCCTTGGTGGAAATCGTTCGAACAGAATTTACCGACGAAGAAGTTGTAGACACCCTGTTCGATTTTTTTACGGATATGGGGAAAAAACCTGTAAAAGTAGCAAAAGACGTTCCTGGTTTTTTGGCAAATCGCCTGCAACATGCCTTGTGGCGGGAGGCCATTTCCATCGTGGAACACGGGATCGCCGACGCTGCAGCAGTAGATGAGGCCATTAAGTACAGTTTCGGCATGCGTTTGCCCGTACTGTCTCCCATGGAAAACGCCGACATGGTCGGAACCGATCTGACCCTGTCCATTCACAATTATATTTTACAGCACATCGAAAGCAGCACGGAACCTTCTCCCCTGCTGGTTGCCAAAGTCGAAGCAGGAGATTTGGGTTTCAAAACCGGAAAAGGTTTCCAGGAGTGGAGCAAGGAAGACATTGCCGCTTCTCGAGAACGACTCATCAAGTACTTGATCCGTGTAACAAAGGACAACAGATAA
- a CDS encoding CHAD domain-containing protein: MELKLVLSEKRIKDNMKRVTADVSSWIGSMDDVELKEKTVHDIRIVLRKLKSLMYFYKPLIRKKTYQKGQKLLSDALKSFENARESAVLLSALTDYNQHVKTLDPDTQNEVLFALEQWIEHFTRIHQEETSSPDTDDPKENWHLHVENWVFLMEQKPFKKSASDTRTKKFYGKRLRQMMGEWISHHKNLDLTDDDGIHKSRIQAKRIRYMLQSMDNVIVKNSDLILPLLASYQNMAGGLHDIRRFEEMLDIPAAEEMDLARICFLAYENRRSMALRKNLGQVKKKLVKTFTKNILSC; encoded by the coding sequence ATGGAATTGAAGCTTGTTTTATCTGAAAAGCGGATCAAAGACAACATGAAAAGGGTGACAGCCGATGTTTCCTCCTGGATCGGCAGTATGGACGACGTGGAATTGAAAGAAAAAACGGTTCACGACATCCGCATCGTTCTGAGAAAACTAAAATCCTTGATGTATTTCTACAAGCCGTTGATTCGAAAGAAAACCTACCAAAAAGGCCAGAAGCTGCTGAGTGATGCCTTGAAGTCTTTTGAAAATGCCCGGGAAAGCGCCGTACTCCTTTCCGCCTTGACTGATTACAATCAACATGTGAAAACGTTGGATCCGGATACCCAAAACGAGGTTTTGTTTGCGCTGGAACAATGGATCGAACACTTTACCCGTATTCACCAGGAAGAAACTTCTTCACCGGATACGGATGATCCCAAGGAAAATTGGCATTTGCACGTAGAAAACTGGGTGTTTTTGATGGAACAAAAGCCCTTCAAGAAATCGGCATCCGACACAAGAACAAAAAAATTCTATGGAAAACGACTCCGACAAATGATGGGCGAATGGATCTCTCATCACAAAAACCTGGATTTGACCGATGACGATGGGATCCACAAAAGCCGGATCCAAGCCAAGCGGATCCGATATATGCTTCAGTCAATGGACAACGTCATCGTCAAGAATTCAGACCTCATTTTGCCATTGCTGGCATCCTATCAGAATATGGCCGGAGGACTTCACGACATCCGACGTTTCGAAGAGATGCTGGATATTCCTGCAGCAGAAGAGATGGACCTGGCAAGGATCTGCTTTCTAGCGTATGAAAACCGACGCAGTATGGCCTTGCGAAAAAATCTTGGTCAAGTGAAAAAGAAGCTGGTAAAGACTTTCACAAAAAACATCCTTTCGTGTTGA
- a CDS encoding SDR family NAD(P)-dependent oxidoreductase — protein MNNEQLKNMFSLEGKLAIVTGGAGSLGEGVATGLALHGCDVVVTGRTKETLDKTVAEVEALGKKAMAIVCDVTKEDQVIEMVQKVKEVFGKIDILVTVAGIAKRHPAEDFPVDDFRQVIDINVTGTFIPCKIVGAVMKEQGYGKIITVSSVRAFAGHPGGYAAYGTSKGAVNLLTKQLATEWAKYNINVNSIAPTIFWTPLTQEVLEDEKLKKIFMDRIPMGRAALVQDMVGAAVFLGSSASDFITGQILYVDGGCTAG, from the coding sequence ATGAACAACGAACAACTGAAAAACATGTTCAGCCTGGAAGGCAAACTGGCCATCGTGACCGGTGGCGCAGGATCTTTGGGCGAAGGTGTAGCAACAGGTTTGGCACTGCACGGATGCGATGTTGTCGTAACCGGAAGAACTAAAGAGACCCTGGATAAAACCGTAGCAGAAGTGGAGGCATTGGGCAAGAAAGCCATGGCCATCGTTTGTGATGTGACCAAAGAAGACCAGGTGATCGAAATGGTCCAAAAAGTGAAAGAAGTTTTTGGAAAAATTGATATCCTTGTCACTGTTGCCGGCATTGCCAAACGACATCCTGCGGAAGATTTCCCTGTAGATGATTTCCGTCAAGTTATCGACATCAATGTGACGGGAACTTTTATACCCTGCAAAATCGTTGGGGCCGTCATGAAGGAACAAGGGTACGGTAAAATCATCACTGTCTCTTCCGTACGTGCCTTCGCCGGCCACCCTGGCGGCTACGCTGCTTACGGAACCAGCAAGGGTGCTGTAAACTTGTTGACCAAGCAGCTGGCAACCGAGTGGGCAAAATACAACATCAACGTCAATTCCATCGCACCAACCATATTTTGGACTCCTTTGACACAAGAAGTTCTGGAAGACGAGAAACTGAAAAAAATATTTATGGACCGCATTCCCATGGGTCGAGCCGCTCTCGTTCAGGACATGGTCGGAGCTGCCGTATTTTTAGGATCCAGCGCTTCCGATTTCATCACCGGACAAATTCTCTACGTTGATGGCGGTTGCACTGCAGGTTGA
- a CDS encoding cupin domain-containing protein, with product MKTLKKIEFQDVKPYQAPLHFDCSTLKLHGLEETGTQKFWMGLTHFLPGGGAEYAYEDSPTEKVYVVLEGEVTVQFKDQVVVLKKYDSIFIEPFEGRSILNKTNMPATMLVVVNY from the coding sequence GTGAAAACGTTGAAAAAAATCGAATTCCAAGATGTAAAACCGTATCAGGCCCCCTTGCACTTTGATTGTTCTACGTTAAAGCTGCACGGACTGGAAGAAACCGGAACACAAAAGTTTTGGATGGGATTGACTCATTTTTTACCTGGCGGCGGAGCAGAATACGCTTATGAAGACTCCCCGACAGAAAAAGTATATGTAGTTCTAGAAGGAGAAGTGACCGTTCAATTCAAGGATCAGGTGGTCGTTCTCAAGAAATACGATTCCATCTTCATTGAACCGTTTGAAGGGAGATCCATCCTGAACAAAACGAACATGCCGGCAACCATGCTGGTCGTCGTCAATTACTAG
- the atoD gene encoding acetate CoA-transferase subunit alpha — MNKQLTMEQAMEKIHNGMTLMLGGFMAVGTPEIFIDAILDKGIRDLTVICNDTGFVDKGLGRLVVEKRLRKVIASHIGTNPETGRLMNTGELEVELIPQGTLAERIRCGGYGLGGVLTPTGLGTLVEKGKQVIHANGKDYLLELPLRADVALIRGSIVDKMGNTFYNASTRNFNPLMAMAADTVIVGAQKLVEIGALDPNHVMTPGILVDYIVEGERS, encoded by the coding sequence ATGAACAAACAATTGACAATGGAACAAGCAATGGAAAAGATCCATAATGGTATGACATTGATGCTGGGAGGTTTTATGGCCGTTGGTACTCCGGAAATATTCATTGATGCCATTCTGGACAAAGGGATCCGTGATTTGACGGTGATCTGCAACGATACGGGTTTTGTGGATAAAGGCCTGGGTCGACTGGTCGTTGAAAAGCGGCTTCGGAAAGTGATTGCATCCCACATAGGCACCAATCCGGAGACGGGCCGGCTTATGAATACCGGCGAACTGGAAGTGGAGCTGATCCCCCAAGGAACATTGGCCGAACGCATACGTTGCGGCGGATACGGTCTTGGCGGCGTATTGACGCCTACAGGGTTGGGTACCCTCGTGGAAAAGGGAAAACAAGTCATCCATGCCAATGGAAAAGATTACTTGTTGGAACTTCCACTGCGAGCGGATGTTGCTTTGATCCGAGGTTCCATCGTGGACAAAATGGGAAATACTTTTTACAACGCATCGACAAGAAATTTTAATCCGCTGATGGCCATGGCTGCGGATACTGTGATCGTTGGGGCCCAAAAACTGGTAGAAATCGGTGCATTGGATCCCAATCACGTCATGACACCTGGAATTTTGGTGGACTACATCGTTGAGGGAGAAAGATCATGA
- a CDS encoding sigma-54 interaction domain-containing protein, which translates to MSDPHTVSLSSKTHEDILNLLAIESSDQLIDKFLHAFLDLKKEKENLEHTLKRYQQREIDAFAIGNAVSDGICIVDKDGIMVAINKGYTKITGLKDTDVVGRHVQDLINLRYFSNAVSMIVMQEKKKISALSTIMTNGKKVLITGNPFFDEEGDVVQVLTVMRDMTELLELRDRLELAETENKMYQSQINLMRGKQSNLIGSSFVIESIRKQIENVAITDATVLITGETGCGKEVVAEEIVRFSTRSEKPYVKVNCAAIPETLLESELFGYEKGAFTGASNKEKLGLFETAHQGTILLDEIGEMPMILQSKLLRVLQEKEFVRVGGTKPIKLDARIVAATNKDLAEQIAAGTFREDLYYRLNVIPISIPPLRERREDITILAYHFLEEFNKRYSKETELESGALQLIENYDWPGNVRQLMNVLERLIIMENDTRISEKKVAAVLGINSLKDHLEKIEDLPYKEALAAFERNLIESSLKRTGSTHKTAKDLGISQPTVVRKAKALGIESW; encoded by the coding sequence GTGTCCGATCCCCATACGGTTTCATTGAGTTCAAAGACCCATGAAGATATATTAAATCTTTTGGCAATAGAGAGCAGTGATCAGCTGATCGACAAATTTCTACATGCTTTTTTGGATCTGAAGAAGGAAAAGGAAAACTTGGAACATACCCTGAAACGTTACCAACAACGAGAAATCGATGCTTTTGCCATCGGCAATGCCGTTTCTGATGGGATCTGTATCGTAGACAAAGACGGGATCATGGTAGCCATCAACAAGGGTTATACAAAAATTACCGGATTGAAAGATACGGACGTTGTTGGCCGCCACGTCCAGGATCTTATCAACCTCCGATATTTCAGCAATGCCGTTTCCATGATCGTCATGCAGGAAAAGAAGAAAATATCCGCCTTGTCCACCATCATGACCAACGGCAAAAAAGTACTGATCACAGGAAATCCATTCTTTGACGAAGAAGGGGATGTCGTTCAAGTTCTTACCGTCATGCGAGATATGACAGAACTGTTGGAATTGAGAGACCGATTGGAACTGGCGGAGACGGAAAACAAGATGTACCAAAGTCAAATCAACTTGATGAGAGGTAAGCAAAGCAACCTGATCGGCAGCAGCTTTGTTATCGAGAGCATTCGAAAACAAATCGAAAATGTGGCAATCACCGATGCGACGGTTTTAATAACCGGTGAGACCGGATGTGGAAAAGAAGTGGTCGCGGAAGAAATCGTCCGATTCAGCACCAGAAGCGAAAAACCTTATGTAAAAGTCAATTGCGCAGCGATCCCGGAAACACTGTTGGAATCCGAATTGTTCGGTTATGAAAAAGGAGCCTTCACCGGCGCCAGCAATAAAGAAAAACTGGGATTGTTCGAGACGGCACATCAAGGCACCATTTTGCTGGACGAAATCGGAGAAATGCCCATGATCCTCCAGTCAAAACTGTTGCGGGTGTTGCAGGAAAAGGAATTTGTGCGAGTGGGCGGTACCAAACCCATCAAACTGGATGCTCGCATCGTTGCAGCTACCAACAAAGACCTTGCGGAACAAATAGCTGCAGGAACGTTTCGAGAGGATTTGTATTATCGCCTCAATGTAATCCCGATCAGTATTCCACCTTTGAGAGAACGAAGAGAAGACATCACCATTTTGGCCTATCATTTCCTGGAAGAATTCAACAAACGCTACAGCAAAGAAACCGAGTTGGAAAGTGGTGCACTCCAACTCATCGAAAACTATGATTGGCCAGGAAATGTTCGACAATTGATGAACGTTTTGGAACGCTTGATCATCATGGAAAATGATACAAGGATCTCCGAAAAAAAAGTCGCCGCTGTTCTTGGAATAAATTCGTTGAAAGACCATCTTGAAAAAATCGAAGATCTGCCTTATAAAGAAGCCCTGGCGGCTTTCGAAAGAAATCTAATCGAATCTTCCTTAAAACGAACAGGCAGCACCCACAAGACCGCCAAAGATCTGGGAATTTCCCAACCTACCGTGGTTCGAAAAGCAAAAGCACTGGGAATCGAATCATGGTGA
- a CDS encoding DegV family protein, which yields MIKIMADSTCDLSEDILQQYDISIAPLTVTMDGNTYRDRIDISADEFYSRMENLKDPPTTGMPSPATFVDMMKEAVDKGYTEILCICMSSGTSGSYQSAALAKDYFFEEFPDSPIRIHVVDSKSMSHGSGWLIVKSARLREKGATFQELIDFNETYKTNVKHFLTVDDLDHLIRSGRLSGASAVIGKMLKLKPIMTMKDGKGSIVAKERGRKKVLSHYVKEFNRRNDDALTDFIIIGYTTDKSYADNLKTKLLEETSFEGDIYIMQMGVAVGTHVGPGGLSMFFMETGHRKDNLLINEMETLMEMKDDFLKKFSNKTNSKN from the coding sequence ATGATAAAAATAATGGCAGATTCGACCTGCGACCTTAGCGAAGATATTCTTCAGCAATACGACATCAGCATTGCCCCACTGACCGTGACCATGGACGGGAATACCTATCGAGACCGGATCGACATCTCTGCCGATGAATTTTACAGCAGGATGGAAAATCTGAAGGACCCTCCCACCACCGGCATGCCAAGTCCTGCAACTTTTGTAGACATGATGAAAGAGGCGGTGGACAAAGGTTATACGGAGATCTTGTGCATCTGCATGTCCAGCGGCACCAGTGGATCCTACCAATCGGCTGCTCTGGCTAAGGATTATTTCTTCGAAGAATTCCCCGACTCTCCAATCAGGATCCATGTGGTGGATTCCAAATCCATGAGTCATGGAAGCGGGTGGCTCATCGTCAAGAGTGCACGCTTACGGGAAAAGGGAGCGACCTTCCAGGAACTGATCGACTTCAATGAGACCTACAAAACCAATGTGAAACATTTTCTCACCGTTGATGACCTGGATCACCTGATCCGCAGCGGGAGACTCTCCGGTGCCAGTGCCGTGATCGGCAAAATGCTGAAATTGAAACCCATCATGACCATGAAAGACGGCAAAGGCTCCATTGTGGCAAAAGAAAGAGGACGCAAAAAAGTCCTGTCCCACTATGTCAAGGAATTCAATCGACGAAATGACGACGCTTTGACGGATTTCATCATCATCGGGTACACGACGGACAAGAGTTATGCAGACAATCTAAAAACCAAACTTTTGGAAGAGACATCCTTTGAAGGTGATATTTACATCATGCAGATGGGCGTGGCGGTGGGGACCCACGTAGGCCCGGGAGGATTGTCCATGTTCTTCATGGAAACAGGCCATCGCAAGGACAACCTGCTGATCAATGAAATGGAGACACTGATGGAAATGAAAGACGATTTCCTGAAGAAATTCTCCAACAAAACAAACTCAAAGAACTGA
- a CDS encoding 3-oxoacid CoA-transferase subunit B, translating into MSLEAKEIIAKRIAQELKDGDIVNLGIGLPTMVANYLPEGVHVILQSENGFVGLSEAPLPGCEDPDVVNAGGQCATINLGGAYFDSAMSFGIIRGGHVDATVLGALEVDEEGNLANYMIPGKMVPGMGGAMDLVSGAKRVIIGMVHSAKGSPKILKKCRLPLTAVGEVNLVVTEKAVIEVTSNGMVLKELAPGLDIEDILKDTEANLIISDDLKTMDLL; encoded by the coding sequence ATGAGCTTGGAAGCAAAAGAAATCATCGCAAAAAGAATTGCACAGGAATTGAAAGATGGAGATATCGTCAACTTGGGAATCGGTTTGCCGACCATGGTAGCCAACTATTTACCGGAAGGCGTGCATGTGATCCTTCAATCGGAAAACGGCTTTGTAGGATTGAGCGAGGCCCCTTTGCCAGGTTGTGAAGATCCCGATGTTGTCAATGCCGGAGGCCAGTGCGCCACCATCAATTTGGGAGGAGCATATTTTGACAGTGCCATGTCTTTCGGTATCATTCGGGGCGGGCATGTAGATGCTACCGTGCTTGGTGCTTTGGAAGTAGATGAAGAAGGAAATCTGGCCAATTACATGATCCCGGGTAAAATGGTCCCTGGAATGGGTGGTGCCATGGATCTTGTCAGCGGTGCAAAACGAGTGATCATCGGAATGGTCCATTCCGCTAAAGGGTCTCCGAAAATCTTAAAAAAATGCCGACTCCCTCTTACGGCTGTCGGTGAAGTAAATCTGGTCGTTACGGAGAAGGCGGTCATCGAAGTGACCTCAAACGGAATGGTTTTAAAAGAACTGGCACCAGGTCTTGACATCGAAGATATTCTAAAGGACACAGAGGCAAACCTTATCATTTCAGACGATTTAAAAACCATGGACTTATTATAA